A stretch of the Lolium perenne isolate Kyuss_39 chromosome 3, Kyuss_2.0, whole genome shotgun sequence genome encodes the following:
- the LOC127338223 gene encoding uncharacterized protein has product MVRHRHPEVDDPMSAEVDEESLVLSSGGLPHGRLAMLNKAVKHTLTTTFTRLKAGLTKDSPPLPPRRRARQQPAYDPDFEAAYVVAHQEYQVAFNQHQQHFMEYMAYIHASMVANQTGQTVDLGPMPPFPGPAPNMPSKENFAAEYYGRTTGTGCSGNQGGGREITPVHHGGPSPGATPGTSPGPSPGGSSAASTGRNRPVFSGDELL; this is encoded by the exons atggtgaggcatcgtcacccggaggtggatgaccccatgagcgcggaggtcgacgaggagtcgttggtcctgtcgtccggagggttgccgcatggccgtctcgccatgctgaacaaggccgtcaagcataccctcaccacgaccttcacgcgtctcaaggcgggactcaccaaggacagcccccctctcccgcctcgtcgccgggctcggcaacaacccgcatacgac cctgacttcgaggcggcctacgtggtcgctcatcaagaatatcaggtggccttcaaccagcaccagcagcacttcatggagtacatggcatatatacat gcgtcgatggtggccaatcaaactggacagacagtggatttagggccgatgcctccctttccggggccggcgccaaacatgccatcgaaggaaaatttcgctgcggagtactatgggagaacaacg ggaacgggatgttccggaaaccagggtggtgggagggagatcacaccggttcatcatggtggtccttctcccggtgctacacccggtacttctcccggtccttctcccggtggttcttccgcagcttctaccggaaggaatcggccggtgtttagcggcgacgagctcctctag